In one Culex quinquefasciatus strain JHB chromosome 2, VPISU_Cqui_1.0_pri_paternal, whole genome shotgun sequence genomic region, the following are encoded:
- the LOC6037702 gene encoding uncharacterized protein LOC6037702 — MSESDSSWLDTAIDGLTQFDRNVTTLLDALNSESTGRQAGQSQSLDEDITALEASSSALCGSLGKLLEVVIPRISEEISSKNEELENLRVAYRNYERLLASRDEKIKRLEAELSKAKDQALSQFESISWIGSTMGALLWKACKQRDSVRALVGTDNLQDFLPMANCVLDSYVASLNAGIGLSADSEDYKFMAAVFGTLVNLAAHPEGRQYLAGEVSALGFATNALSSVNLFRAPDGRWLRRMTLTYVYNICLEEAGVEFMVTDKGRLQGVVNCLGCGNAEDVLILAVNLLLMLIKAMSEARGKVALCQMIPKGTVRQLALRDKPELKEPAAYLLQLIEFDWIRAAGN; from the exons atgTCCGAAAGCGACTCCAGTTGGCTG GACACCGCCATCGACGGGTTAACGCAGTTTGACCGAAACGTGACGACCCTGCTGGACGCCCTAAACTCCGAGTCGACCGGCAGGCAAGCCGGCCAATCTCAGTCGCTGGACGAGGACATAACCGCCCTGGAGGCTTCCAGCAGCGCTCTCTGTGGCTCGCTGGGCAAGCTGCTGGAGGTCGTGATTCCGAGGATTAGTGAGG AAATCAGTTCGAAAAATGAGGAGTTGGAGAATCTCCGCGTTGCTTACCGTAACTACGAGCGGCTTCTAGCGTCCAGAGATGAGAAAATCAAGCGTTTGGAGGCGGAACTAAGCAAGGCTAAAGA CCAAGCGCTGAGCCAGTTCGAGTCCATTTCCTGGATCGGTTCGACGATGGGCGCTCTGCTGTGGAAGGCGTGCAAGCAACGGGATTCGGTTCGGGCGCTGGTCGGCACGGACAATCTGCAGGACTTTCTGCCGATGGCAAACTGCGTGCTGGACAGTTACGTCGCGAGTTTGAACGCCGGAATCGGGCTGTCCGCGGACTCGGAGGATTACAAGTTTATGGCGGCGGTTTTTGGGACGTTGGTGAATCTGGCCGCGCATCCCGAGGGTCGTCAATATCTTGCAGGGGAGGTGAGTGCGCTCGGGTTCGCAACCAACGCGTTGAGCTCGGTGAATCTGTTCCGGGCGCCGGACGGAAGATGGTTGCGGCGGATGACGCTGACCTACGTGTACAACATCTGCCTGGAGGAAGCGGGGGTGGAGTTTATGGTGACGGATAAGGGACGGCTGCAGGGCGTGGTTAATTGTTTGGGTTGCGGGAACGCCGAGGACGTTCTGATTTTGGCGGTTAATTTGCTGCTGATGTTGATAAAGGCGATGTCTGAGGCGAGGGGGAAGGTGGCCCTTTGTCAGATGATTCCGAAAGGGACGGTGAGGCAGTTGGCGCTGAGGGACAAACCGGAGCTGAAGGAACCTGCGGCGTATTTGCTGCAGTTGATCGAGTTTGATTGGATAAGAGCGGCTGGGAATTAG
- the LOC6037701 gene encoding NF-kappa-B-repressing factor, producing MPVERASKRKSNGGLSWKSKIIRQFVNGWIESDNVDGTECPAKVEVKPSYNYPNFVKSSEEKPAAAVTDPGLDKRTVRRIEDVIAYFYGEDRVSLKLSFEQAGLLLETHYDEVGQVFRYTVNEHEICRATGPQQEAHTKARDELVRILGYYCYSVRRLKEFHTRRNVFRKMTEGGKQKFKDHKIEEGNIGFRMLQKQGWSGGSLGSSEEGILEPIGVQKKNNKVGLGAESSEPQKIPLEAFMLAIKQYAAGNALYDLVFSPQFTVHQVQKLRDLASSLKLFPQMIGKKKQLVISKKLTLLEIKEGVLKGHSDLCAKYTVIPPISQRFK from the exons atgcCGGTAGAACGCGCAAGTAAGCGTAAATCAAACGGCGGACTCAGCTGGAAGAGCAAAATAATCCGCCAGTTCGTCAACGGCTGGATCGAGAGTGACAACGTCGACGGGACGGAATGTCCCGCCAAAGTTGAGGTCAAACCGTCGTACAACTACCCAAATTTTGTCAAATCCAGCGAGGAAAAACCCGCGGCCGCCGTAACCGACCCGGGGTTGGACAAGCGAACCGTGCGGCGAATCGAGGACGTCATCGCTTACTTCTACGGCGAGGACAGGGTTTCgctcaagttgagcttcgaacaGGCGGGACTGCTTCTGGAGACCCATTACGATGAGGTGGGGCAGGTGTTCCGGTACACGGTGAACGAGCATGAGATTTGTAGGGCGACTGGTCCGCAGCAGGAGGCGCACACGAAGGCGCGGGACGAGTTGGTGCGGATTTTGGGCTATTATTGCTACTCGGTGAGGCGGTTGAAGGAGTTTCACACACGAAGGAACGTGTTCCGGAAGATGACCGAGGGTGGGAAGCAGAAATTTAAGGACCACAAGATTGAGGAGGGGAATATCGGGTTCAGGATGCTGCAGAAGCAGGGCTGGAGTGGTGGATCGTTGGGAAGTAGCGAGGAGGGCATTTTGGAACCGATTGGAGTGCAGAAGAAGAACAACAAGGTTGGATTGGGGGCGGAAAGTTCGGAGCCGCAGAAGATACCGCTGGAGGCGTTCATGTTGGCCATTAAGCAGTACGCGGCGGGAAATGCGCTGTACGATTTGGTGTTTAGTCCGCAGTTTACCGTGCATCAGGTGCAGAAGTTGAGAGA tttggcATCATCGCTGAAACTCTTCCCCCAGATGATTGGCAAGAAAAAGCAGCTCGTCATAAGCAAGAAGCTTACGCTGCTTGAAATCAAGGAAGGAGTCCTGAAGGGACACTCGGATTTGTGTGCAAAATACACTGTAATCCCACCGATTAGTCAGAGATTTAAATAA